Proteins co-encoded in one Pseudorhizobium banfieldiae genomic window:
- a CDS encoding YciI family protein produces the protein MYFAILAYHAEGIVQSWSEEEDAALMTELLRINDRLVEEKSLGPAARLGPTSEAVTLRGKGDGMVIDGPFAETKEQFLGFYVVDFPDIDGAIAAARELQRANPTAVYEIRPILLYLPGAPLSTDGQS, from the coding sequence ATGTATTTCGCAATCCTCGCCTATCATGCAGAAGGCATCGTCCAGTCCTGGAGCGAGGAGGAAGACGCCGCCCTCATGACCGAGTTGCTCAGGATCAACGACCGACTGGTGGAAGAGAAATCGCTTGGCCCCGCGGCGCGCCTCGGCCCCACGTCGGAGGCCGTGACGCTCCGCGGCAAGGGCGACGGAATGGTGATTGACGGTCCATTCGCCGAGACGAAGGAGCAGTTTCTCGGCTTCTACGTTGTCGACTTTCCAGACATCGACGGCGCAATTGCGGCGGCGCGAGAACTTCAACGCGCCAACCCGACTGCTGTCTACGAGATCCGGCCCATCCTGCTCTATCTGCCGGGCGCGCCGCTGAGTACTGACGGGCAAAGCTGA
- a CDS encoding sugar-binding transcriptional regulator, translated as MARRSDVHGRLDDAARAGWLYYVAGRTQDEIAAAMGISRQSAQRLVSLAVAERLIKVRLDHPIAACLERGEALKRRFGLRQVEVVPSDPMGSSTTVGIAEAGAAEIERWLKRQEPTILAIGTGRTLKAAVDQLPPMDCPQHRIVSLTGNIGPDGSAAYYNVIFSMADAIKSRHFPMPLPVLCSSPEERETLHEQALVRSTLALGAQAGVTFVGIGELGPEGPLCVDGFLGREEMENLVGEGAAGEICGWMYDHEGRLLSDSINDRVASVPIPSIETCCVIGLAQGVRKLTAIKAALRGRLINGLITDEKTAEQLLG; from the coding sequence GTGGCGAGACGGTCCGATGTGCACGGGCGGCTGGATGATGCGGCAAGGGCTGGTTGGCTCTATTACGTGGCGGGTCGCACGCAGGACGAGATTGCCGCGGCCATGGGAATTTCCCGGCAGTCGGCGCAGCGACTGGTTTCTCTCGCCGTTGCCGAACGGCTCATCAAGGTTCGCCTAGACCATCCGATTGCCGCCTGTCTGGAACGCGGCGAAGCGCTCAAGCGCAGGTTCGGCCTTCGTCAGGTCGAGGTCGTACCCAGCGACCCGATGGGAAGTTCCACCACGGTTGGCATCGCCGAGGCCGGTGCCGCGGAGATCGAGCGCTGGCTGAAGCGTCAGGAACCCACCATCCTGGCGATCGGCACGGGCCGTACGTTGAAGGCTGCCGTCGACCAGTTGCCGCCGATGGACTGCCCCCAGCATCGGATCGTTTCGTTGACGGGAAATATCGGACCCGACGGTTCGGCGGCCTACTACAATGTCATCTTCTCCATGGCCGACGCGATCAAGTCACGGCATTTCCCCATGCCCTTGCCCGTTCTTTGCTCATCACCGGAAGAACGCGAAACGCTTCATGAGCAGGCGCTGGTGCGATCCACTCTTGCGCTGGGCGCGCAGGCGGGCGTCACCTTCGTCGGCATTGGCGAACTCGGCCCGGAGGGGCCGCTCTGCGTCGACGGGTTCCTCGGGCGTGAGGAAATGGAGAACCTCGTAGGGGAAGGAGCCGCCGGGGAAATATGCGGCTGGATGTACGATCACGAAGGCCGCCTTCTATCCGACTCGATCAATGATCGCGTCGCCAGCGTCCCTATCCCCTCTATAGAAACCTGCTGCGTCATCGGATTGGCACAGGGAGTTCGAAAGCTCACGGCGATCAAGGCGGCCTTGAGGGGCCGGTTGATCAACGGTTTGATCACGGATGAGAAGACTGCCGAGCAATTGCTCGGCTGA
- a CDS encoding ABC transporter substrate-binding protein, with product MTLKTILLSACSALALAGTASAETLTIATVNNGDMIRMQGLTEDFTSKNPDIQLEWVTLEENVLRERVTTDIATSGGQYDIMTIGNYEVPIWAKQGWLTELSGLGDNYDVDDLLPAIRGGLTVDGKLYAAPFYGESAMIMYRTDLFEKAGLEMPESPTWEFIADAARKITDRDADINGICLRGKAGWGENMAFITALTNSFGGRWFDENWQPQFDQPEWKEALQFYVDLMKDAGPAGASSNGFNENLTLFQQGKCGMWIDATVAASFVSNPNDSTVADKVGYAIFPSKEGVDNHGHWLWSWNLAIPASSQKAEAAQKFIAWATSKEYTELVASKEGWANVPPGTRTSLYENEEYKKAAAFAEPTLAAMNAADITKPSVKPVLYTGGQFVAIPEFQAIGTNVGQLFSAVVAGQSSVDDALAQAQSATVREMTRAGYIK from the coding sequence ATGACTTTGAAGACGATCTTGCTGAGCGCGTGCTCGGCGCTGGCTCTCGCCGGCACGGCTTCGGCCGAAACGCTCACCATCGCAACCGTCAACAACGGCGACATGATCCGCATGCAGGGGCTGACGGAGGACTTCACGTCGAAGAACCCAGACATCCAGCTCGAATGGGTGACGCTGGAGGAAAACGTCCTTCGCGAGCGCGTGACGACGGATATTGCGACTTCCGGCGGCCAGTACGATATCATGACGATCGGCAACTACGAAGTTCCGATCTGGGCAAAGCAGGGCTGGCTGACCGAGCTCAGCGGCCTTGGCGACAACTACGATGTCGATGACCTGCTTCCCGCCATCCGTGGCGGCCTCACCGTCGATGGGAAGCTCTATGCGGCACCCTTCTACGGGGAGTCGGCGATGATCATGTATCGCACCGACCTCTTCGAGAAGGCCGGCCTGGAGATGCCGGAGAGCCCGACATGGGAGTTCATCGCAGACGCCGCGCGCAAGATCACCGATCGTGATGCCGACATCAACGGCATCTGCCTGCGCGGCAAGGCCGGCTGGGGCGAGAACATGGCCTTCATCACGGCGCTGACGAATTCCTTCGGCGGACGCTGGTTCGACGAGAACTGGCAGCCGCAGTTCGACCAGCCGGAATGGAAGGAAGCTCTGCAGTTCTATGTCGACCTGATGAAGGATGCAGGCCCGGCCGGTGCGTCATCGAACGGCTTCAACGAGAACCTGACACTCTTCCAGCAGGGCAAGTGCGGCATGTGGATTGATGCCACGGTGGCGGCGTCCTTCGTTTCCAACCCCAATGACTCGACGGTTGCCGACAAGGTCGGCTATGCGATCTTCCCGTCCAAGGAAGGCGTCGACAATCATGGCCATTGGCTGTGGTCCTGGAACCTTGCCATCCCGGCGAGCTCGCAGAAGGCGGAAGCGGCGCAGAAATTCATCGCCTGGGCAACCAGCAAGGAATACACCGAGCTCGTGGCTTCCAAGGAAGGCTGGGCTAACGTTCCCCCGGGCACCCGCACCTCGCTTTATGAGAACGAGGAATACAAGAAGGCTGCCGCCTTCGCAGAACCCACTCTTGCCGCCATGAACGCCGCCGACATCACCAAGCCTTCGGTGAAGCCGGTGCTCTACACGGGTGGCCAGTTCGTCGCGATCCCCGAATTCCAGGCGATCGGCACGAATGTCGGCCAGCTGTTCTCGGCAGTGGTTGCGGGCCAGAGTTCCGTCGATGATGCGCTGGCCCAGGCGCAATCCGCAACCGTCCGCGAGATGACCCGCGCGGGCTACATCAAGTAA
- a CDS encoding HAD family hydrolase, whose amino-acid sequence MVQGTRPLVIFDCDGVLVDSEPLSVQVLVDALNRRGVEIDEEEAYARFLGRSLSTLAQILHDDFDHSIDAAFLEDLRHELYDRFRQELKPVPGIAGVLETLDSTICVASSSQPERIRLSLSLTGLLERFEPFIFSASMVENGKPAPDLFLHAARAMKTDPADCIVIEDSPAGIEAAQRAGMAVFAFTGGSHAGAPGYSERIAGLAPDVVFDAMPDLIHLVRQHMEGPDRHRSPRAS is encoded by the coding sequence GTGGTGCAAGGGACGCGGCCGCTGGTGATTTTCGATTGCGACGGCGTGCTCGTCGATAGCGAGCCCTTGTCCGTCCAGGTCTTGGTGGATGCGCTCAATCGACGGGGCGTCGAGATCGATGAAGAAGAGGCCTATGCCCGTTTTCTCGGTCGAAGCCTATCCACCCTGGCCCAGATCCTGCACGACGACTTCGACCACAGCATCGACGCCGCCTTTCTCGAAGATCTCCGCCATGAACTCTATGATCGGTTTCGCCAGGAACTGAAGCCGGTGCCGGGAATCGCAGGGGTGCTGGAGACGCTCGATTCCACCATATGCGTCGCATCTTCTAGTCAGCCCGAGCGCATCCGCCTGTCTCTCTCGCTGACCGGTCTGCTGGAGCGCTTCGAACCTTTCATTTTCAGTGCCAGCATGGTCGAGAACGGCAAACCTGCTCCTGATCTTTTCCTGCACGCGGCCCGCGCCATGAAGACGGATCCGGCGGACTGCATCGTGATCGAGGACAGCCCGGCGGGGATCGAGGCCGCGCAGCGCGCAGGGATGGCGGTGTTTGCCTTCACTGGCGGGTCGCATGCCGGTGCGCCTGGGTACAGCGAGCGCATTGCGGGCCTGGCCCCCGATGTCGTGTTTGACGCCATGCCGGATTTGATCCACCTTGTCCGCCAACACATGGAAGGCCCGGACAGGCATCGGTCTCCTCGCGCCAGCTAG
- a CDS encoding FGGY-family carbohydrate kinase has product MRDHVVAVDIGTTSARAGVFDRSGRLLARAKHPIAMQRPIENHAEHDSEDIWRAACRAVRAAMMEAGIAAARVAALGFDATCSLVARDRDGRQISVSTTGDDRFDTIVWLDHRAIAEADVLSATGHPVLDYSGGSLSPEMEMPKLMWLKRHLPRTWERTGYLFDLADFMTWKATGLPARSRCTLTAKWNYLAHRDEGWQEDFLALAGLEDLLERGGLSAETVPAGQAIGELSTEAARELGLDTGCRVTAGLIDAYAGAFGVLGGVDEGAALEQSVALIGGTSSCIVSFATDAKSGRSIWGPYYEAVLPGRWLVEGGQSATGALLDHVVRMHAAGGEPEADTHARIVARVQQLRSDEGGDLAGDLNILPDFHGNRSPLADPHARGVISGLTLDTSFDGLCRLYWRTCVAIVLGIRHILEVMEQYGYRFETLHLTGGHAHNPLLLELYADVTGRKVVVPQTQDAVLLGTAMTAAAGGGLFPDIASAGRGMAAADREYHPDAGRSGTYDRDYRRFLAMLRHRDELNEIH; this is encoded by the coding sequence ATGCGAGATCACGTCGTTGCTGTCGATATCGGCACGACCAGCGCCCGCGCCGGTGTGTTCGATCGTAGCGGGCGGCTGCTCGCGCGCGCCAAGCACCCGATCGCTATGCAGCGACCGATCGAAAATCATGCGGAACATGACTCCGAGGACATATGGCGCGCCGCCTGCCGGGCCGTTCGCGCGGCGATGATGGAGGCAGGGATCGCCGCGGCCCGTGTCGCGGCACTGGGTTTCGACGCTACCTGCTCGCTGGTGGCGCGGGATCGCGATGGTCGGCAGATCAGTGTTTCGACCACCGGAGACGATCGCTTTGATACGATCGTCTGGCTCGACCACCGGGCCATCGCGGAGGCCGATGTGCTTTCGGCGACCGGCCATCCGGTGCTGGATTATTCCGGAGGCTCGCTTTCCCCGGAAATGGAAATGCCGAAGCTTATGTGGTTGAAGCGCCACCTGCCGCGGACCTGGGAGCGGACAGGATATCTCTTCGACCTCGCCGATTTCATGACATGGAAGGCAACAGGATTGCCTGCGCGATCCCGTTGCACGCTGACCGCGAAATGGAACTACCTGGCCCATCGTGACGAGGGCTGGCAGGAGGATTTTCTGGCGCTGGCGGGCCTGGAGGACCTCCTGGAGCGGGGCGGCCTGTCCGCCGAGACCGTTCCGGCCGGTCAGGCGATAGGCGAGTTGTCGACGGAGGCTGCACGGGAACTGGGGCTCGATACCGGTTGCAGGGTGACAGCAGGACTGATCGACGCCTATGCGGGTGCCTTCGGCGTTCTCGGCGGCGTGGACGAGGGCGCGGCGCTCGAGCAATCCGTCGCACTGATCGGCGGCACGTCGAGCTGTATCGTCTCCTTCGCAACGGACGCCAAGTCCGGCCGCAGCATCTGGGGTCCCTATTACGAGGCTGTCCTGCCGGGTCGCTGGCTGGTGGAAGGCGGCCAATCGGCGACCGGTGCTCTGCTCGATCACGTGGTGCGAATGCACGCGGCCGGCGGAGAGCCCGAGGCGGATACCCACGCCAGGATCGTGGCTCGCGTGCAGCAGTTGCGTTCGGATGAAGGCGGTGATCTCGCCGGCGATCTCAACATCCTGCCGGACTTCCACGGTAACCGGTCGCCGCTGGCGGACCCCCATGCCAGGGGTGTCATCAGCGGCCTTACCCTCGACACATCCTTCGACGGCCTCTGCCGCCTCTACTGGCGAACCTGCGTGGCCATCGTTCTCGGCATACGACACATCCTGGAAGTCATGGAGCAGTATGGCTACCGGTTCGAGACGCTGCACCTCACCGGAGGACATGCCCACAATCCCCTTCTCCTCGAACTCTATGCCGATGTCACGGGCCGCAAGGTGGTTGTCCCGCAGACGCAGGACGCGGTGCTTCTCGGGACCGCAATGACGGCCGCAGCAGGAGGTGGCCTTTTTCCGGATATTGCCTCGGCCGGACGGGGCATGGCCGCCGCCGATCGGGAGTACCATCCTGATGCCGGGCGGAGCGGAACCTATGACCGTGACTATCGGCGTTTTCTGGCGATGCTCCGCCACCGGGACGAGTTGAACGAGATCCACTAG
- a CDS encoding ABC transporter ATP-binding protein, with the protein MGSITLSKVSKSFGEAKVIPSIDLEIQDGEFVVFVGPSGCGKSTLLRLIAGLEDVSGGQILIDGKDVTQKAPAQRGLAMVFQSYALYPHMSVRNNIAFPLKMAKVDKSVIDKKVRDAAGILNLTDYLERRPSQLSGGQRQRVAIGRAIVREPSAFLFDEPLSNLDAALRGTMRLEISELHNQLKTTMIYVTHDQIEAMTMADKIVVLNRGNIEQVGSPLELYSRPRNLFVAGFIGSPRMNLIEGEFARAKGAKTVGIRPEHFTLSHESGLWSGTVTVAEHLGSDTFLHVNVDGIGQINARCDGEFGARHGDRIYLTPNGTKLHRFDEQGLAI; encoded by the coding sequence ATGGGCAGCATCACGCTCAGCAAGGTGTCGAAGTCATTCGGGGAAGCAAAGGTCATCCCGTCCATCGACCTCGAGATCCAGGACGGCGAATTCGTCGTCTTCGTCGGACCCTCCGGTTGCGGCAAGTCGACTCTGTTGCGCCTGATCGCGGGTCTGGAAGACGTCAGCGGCGGCCAGATCCTGATCGATGGGAAGGACGTGACGCAGAAGGCGCCGGCGCAGCGGGGACTTGCCATGGTGTTCCAGTCCTACGCCCTCTATCCGCACATGAGCGTGCGCAACAACATCGCCTTTCCGCTCAAGATGGCGAAGGTGGACAAGTCGGTCATCGACAAGAAGGTGAGGGACGCCGCAGGCATCCTGAATTTGACGGACTATCTGGAACGCCGCCCGTCGCAGCTTTCGGGCGGGCAGCGGCAACGCGTCGCAATCGGTCGCGCGATCGTTCGCGAACCTTCGGCTTTTCTTTTCGACGAGCCACTATCCAACCTCGACGCCGCTCTTCGCGGCACGATGCGGCTCGAAATCAGCGAATTGCATAACCAGCTGAAGACGACGATGATCTACGTCACGCACGACCAGATCGAAGCCATGACCATGGCGGACAAGATCGTCGTCCTGAACCGCGGCAACATCGAGCAGGTGGGTTCGCCTCTGGAACTCTATTCCAGGCCACGCAACCTCTTCGTCGCAGGCTTCATCGGTTCCCCGCGCATGAATCTGATCGAAGGTGAGTTCGCTCGCGCGAAGGGCGCCAAGACGGTCGGCATCCGCCCGGAGCACTTCACGCTGTCGCACGAAAGCGGCCTATGGAGCGGCACCGTAACTGTTGCCGAGCACTTGGGGTCGGACACCTTCCTTCACGTCAACGTTGATGGGATTGGGCAGATCAACGCCCGTTGCGATGGTGAGTTTGGGGCGCGCCATGGCGACCGCATTTATCTGACGCCGAACGGAACGAAGCTTCATCGGTTCGACGAGCAAGGCCTGGCGATCTAG
- a CDS encoding carbohydrate ABC transporter permease codes for MATQNTRGLARLMMAPSVILLLVWMIVPLSMTLWFSFQNYNLLNPANVSFAGLFNYRFFYTDPAFFQSIWNTLMIVGGVLLITVVGGTLIALLIDQPIFGQGIVRILVISPFFVMPPVAALVWKNMIMHPGYGVLADINRLLGLQPVDWFARYPLLAIIIIVAWQWLPFATLILLTALQSLDSEQKEAAEMDGANVLNRFIYLTLPHLARAITVVILIQTIFLLGVYAEILVTTNGGPGYASTNLVFLIYRTALLGYDVGGASAGGIIAIILANIVAIFLMRAVGRNLDR; via the coding sequence ATGGCAACACAGAATACGCGAGGGCTGGCCCGCCTGATGATGGCGCCGTCCGTCATCCTTCTTCTGGTATGGATGATCGTGCCGCTATCGATGACGCTGTGGTTCTCGTTCCAGAACTACAACCTTCTCAATCCGGCCAATGTCAGCTTCGCCGGCCTTTTCAACTACCGCTTCTTCTACACGGATCCTGCTTTTTTCCAGTCGATCTGGAACACCCTGATGATTGTCGGTGGCGTGCTGCTGATCACGGTCGTCGGGGGGACGTTGATTGCACTTCTGATCGACCAGCCGATCTTCGGGCAGGGCATCGTGCGCATCCTAGTGATCTCGCCCTTCTTCGTCATGCCGCCGGTTGCGGCGCTGGTGTGGAAGAACATGATCATGCATCCGGGCTATGGGGTGCTGGCGGATATCAATCGCCTGCTGGGTCTGCAGCCTGTCGACTGGTTCGCCCGGTACCCACTGCTGGCAATCATCATCATCGTTGCCTGGCAGTGGCTGCCCTTCGCGACGCTCATCTTGCTGACCGCTCTTCAGTCGCTCGACAGCGAGCAGAAGGAGGCGGCCGAGATGGACGGTGCGAACGTCCTCAACCGCTTCATCTATCTGACCCTGCCGCATCTCGCCCGGGCGATCACCGTCGTCATCCTGATCCAGACGATCTTTCTGCTGGGCGTCTACGCCGAAATCCTGGTCACGACCAATGGGGGACCCGGCTACGCCTCCACCAACCTGGTCTTCCTGATCTACCGCACCGCGCTGCTCGGCTACGACGTCGGCGGTGCGTCTGCAGGCGGCATCATCGCCATCATCCTCGCCAACATCGTCGCCATCTTCCTGATGCGCGCGGTGGGCCGAAACCTGGACCGATAG
- a CDS encoding mannitol dehydrogenase family protein, whose product MTVKLSSAALGEIAHTAAVPAYDPIMLTPGILHFGVGNFHRAHQAVYLDDLFNKGHGLDWAIVGAGVMPSDALMRERLAAQDFLTTVVEQDMNKTAARVTAPMIDIIAPDDTDKIIAALADPRIRIVSMTITEGGYFIDASGAFNPGHPAIFQDGQNPDRPKTVFGLIVAGLKRRRAAGIPPFTIMSCDNIPGNGEVTENAVVGLAALSDPAFAQWIADNVAFPNSMVDRITPATGQREIDFLRDTFGIEDNWPVFCEEFKQWVMEDDFPAGRPPLEEVGVQFVPDVAPYEHMKIRILNGGHAAIAYPAALLDIHFVHEAMEHPLIRAFLEKLEKEEIIPIVPPVPDTDLNQYYDLIERRFSNPKIGDTIPRLAQDGSNRQPKFILPSTADRLREGKDIVGLSLVSALWCRYFEGTSDSGRQIVFNDTSADKLHAAAKEARDNPSAFLVFEEIFGEVAGSELFRQRFSHALKTLWAEGTARTLELYLQDALVK is encoded by the coding sequence ATGACAGTGAAACTATCCTCAGCGGCACTGGGTGAGATTGCCCATACGGCCGCCGTTCCGGCCTATGATCCCATCATGCTGACGCCCGGCATCCTCCATTTCGGGGTCGGCAACTTCCACCGTGCCCATCAGGCTGTCTATCTCGATGACCTGTTCAACAAGGGTCATGGGTTGGACTGGGCGATCGTCGGCGCCGGCGTGATGCCATCGGACGCTCTGATGCGTGAGAGGCTTGCCGCACAGGATTTCCTGACCACGGTCGTCGAGCAGGACATGAACAAGACTGCAGCGCGTGTCACGGCGCCGATGATCGACATCATCGCCCCCGACGATACCGACAAGATCATCGCAGCACTTGCCGACCCGCGAATCCGGATCGTCTCGATGACGATAACGGAAGGCGGCTACTTCATTGATGCGTCTGGTGCATTCAACCCCGGCCATCCGGCAATTTTCCAGGACGGCCAGAATCCCGACCGGCCCAAGACGGTCTTCGGGCTCATCGTCGCCGGACTGAAACGTCGAAGGGCTGCGGGCATTCCGCCCTTTACCATCATGTCCTGCGACAACATTCCTGGAAACGGGGAGGTGACCGAGAATGCCGTCGTCGGGTTGGCGGCGCTGTCGGATCCGGCCTTTGCGCAATGGATCGCCGACAACGTGGCGTTTCCTAACTCGATGGTCGATCGTATCACGCCTGCGACGGGCCAGCGGGAGATTGACTTCCTGCGCGATACCTTCGGCATCGAGGACAATTGGCCGGTCTTTTGCGAAGAATTCAAGCAGTGGGTGATGGAGGACGATTTCCCCGCCGGCCGCCCGCCGCTCGAGGAAGTCGGCGTCCAGTTCGTGCCGGATGTAGCGCCGTACGAACACATGAAGATCCGCATTCTCAACGGCGGACATGCAGCCATCGCCTATCCGGCAGCACTCCTCGACATCCATTTCGTCCATGAGGCGATGGAGCATCCGCTGATCCGTGCCTTCCTGGAAAAACTCGAGAAGGAAGAGATCATCCCGATCGTGCCGCCGGTGCCGGATACGGATCTCAACCAATACTACGACCTGATCGAGCGCCGCTTCTCCAACCCGAAGATCGGTGACACCATCCCGCGTCTGGCGCAGGACGGTTCGAACCGGCAGCCGAAGTTCATCCTGCCGTCCACGGCGGACCGGTTGCGCGAGGGCAAGGACATTGTCGGACTTTCACTCGTCTCGGCGCTCTGGTGCCGCTACTTCGAAGGCACCAGCGACAGCGGCAGGCAGATCGTCTTCAACGATACGAGCGCTGACAAGCTGCACGCAGCGGCGAAGGAAGCACGGGACAACCCGAGCGCCTTCCTTGTGTTCGAGGAGATCTTCGGCGAGGTTGCCGGATCGGAGCTCTTCCGCCAGCGGTTCTCGCATGCGCTGAAGACGCTCTGGGCCGAGGGGACGGCGAGGACACTGGAGCTCTATCTTCAGGATGCTCTGGTCAAATGA
- a CDS encoding carbohydrate ABC transporter permease: MARAVTTRHKIIATAAAWAVALVIFFPILYTLITSIKTEPEAIAGFNLIPSFTFENYVTVQTQRDYIKPFMNSVILSVGSTILALVIGIPSAWAMAFSPTKRTKDVLMWMLSTKMMPAVAVLVPIYLMFRDFGLLDTRIGLTIMLTLINLPIVIWMLYTYFREIPGEILEAARMDGAGLWQEIVYVLTPMAVPGIASTLLLNIILAWNESFWTIRLTTTNAAPLTAFIASFSSPQGLFWAKLSAASTMAIAPILIMGWFSQKQLVRGLTFGAVK, encoded by the coding sequence ATGGCACGCGCAGTCACCACCCGGCACAAGATCATCGCCACCGCCGCCGCCTGGGCCGTTGCCCTCGTGATCTTCTTTCCGATCCTCTACACCCTGATCACCAGCATCAAGACCGAGCCCGAAGCGATCGCCGGCTTCAACCTGATCCCCTCCTTCACGTTTGAGAACTACGTGACGGTGCAGACCCAGCGGGACTACATCAAGCCGTTCATGAACTCGGTCATTCTCTCCGTCGGCTCCACCATTCTGGCGCTGGTTATCGGCATCCCGTCCGCCTGGGCCATGGCGTTCTCGCCCACAAAACGCACGAAGGACGTGCTGATGTGGATGCTGTCGACGAAGATGATGCCGGCTGTTGCCGTGCTGGTGCCGATCTACCTGATGTTCCGCGACTTCGGCCTTCTTGATACGCGCATCGGCCTGACGATCATGCTGACGCTGATCAACCTGCCGATCGTGATCTGGATGCTCTACACCTATTTCCGCGAGATACCGGGCGAGATCCTCGAAGCCGCGCGGATGGACGGAGCGGGGCTGTGGCAGGAGATCGTCTACGTGCTCACGCCGATGGCGGTGCCGGGAATCGCCTCGACGCTTCTCCTCAACATCATCCTGGCCTGGAACGAGAGCTTCTGGACGATCCGGTTGACGACGACAAACGCGGCACCGCTGACGGCCTTCATTGCCTCCTTCTCCAGCCCCCAAGGCCTGTTCTGGGCGAAGCTGTCGGCCGCCTCCACCATGGCGATCGCGCCAATCCTGATCATGGGCTGGTTCAGCCAGAAGCAACTCGTTCGCGGCCTGACCTTCGGCGCGGTTAAGTAA